The Flavobacteriales bacterium genome contains the following window.
GTGTTGTTGGGTGGCATAGTTCCTCTCGGCACAAGCATGGCCTGCGGTCAAGGCTCGGACAATCTGTGGCTTGGAGGGTATGACAATTGGTTCGGTGCGGCGCCTTACGGAGGCTCCAATATTGAGTTCGGCTCTGGTGCCCCCGTGATTTCAATGGGCAGCCGATCAATAGACCTGTTCCCCACTGCTGCCAATATCACCGATAGCAATGGTGCGCTACTGTTCTTTACGAATGGAGTGGTTGTTGGCCGAGCCGATGGGGACACCATGTTGAACGGATCAGGGTTGAATCCAAGCGACTACACCAACAACTGGTACCCTAGTGGATTGTCCCTGTATCAGGGTAACATGATCGTCCCCGACCCTGGTAACGACCATCGTTACTACCTGTTTCATTGCACGGCGGACTACATACCGCAGTTCAGTGCGCGGTTTTTGTACCTGACAGTTGTGGACATGAGCTTGGATGGAGGCAACGGTTCAGTAGTAACGAAGAACCAAGTGCTGTACGATGGTGAAATGCAAGCGGGCCGGATCAACGCAGTACGCCACGGCAACGGGCGCGACTGGTGGGTCTATTGCCATGAGTCCAACAGCGATGTATACGTGCGCTGGTTGGTCACTCCACAGGGTGTTACTGGACCATTCACACAAGCGGTGGGGACTTGGAGACCGGTCGATGCCGGTCAGGTCATTTTCTCTCAGGACGGAGAGCTTTTCGCTTACTACTCCGGAGATACCGGTATCGACTTGTATGACGTGAACAGGTGTGATGGCACACTGGCCTACATCGGCCATGCCAATGTGCCGAACGCCCAGTACGGCCTTGGGGTCGCCTTCGCCCCGGGTGGCCGGTTCGTTTACCTGAGTGCACAGTTCTACTTGTACCAAATGGATTGTGCTGCGCAAGACTTGGAAGGATCACTGTTGGAAATCGCTGAATGGGATTCCACATACTCGCCGGCACCCCCGCTCGCGACATTGTTTGGCGCCTCGAAGCTGGCCCCCGACGGCAAGGTGTACATCAGCACATTGAACGGCACCGACAAACTACACGTGATCAACTACCCGGACAGCCTTGGTGCGGCGTGCGACATTCAGCAGCACGCCATTACGCTCCCTACGTACTGGTTCAACTCCCTCCCCAACCACCCCAACTACCACTTGGGCGCCTTGGAAGGCAGCGTGTGCGACAGCTTGGATGTGGGCATGGTGGAGCAACCTGAGAACCTTAACCTGAGCTTGTACCCCAACCCCAATGCAGGGGCGTTCGCCATCACTTTCGCACCACAACCCATCAGCGGTGTGCTGGAGGTGGTAGCACTGGATGGCCGTGTGGTGCACCGCGAGAGCGTGGCGCCATGGAGCCAACTGAAGCGCGTGGAGCTGCCGAGACTTGCACCGGGCATGTACCAGTGCACGGTGCGGTTCGGTGCCCAAGAGGGTGTGAGGAGGTTCGTGGTGGAGTAGGCTACGGCAAGCCTATGTTTGATGGAAGCACTATGCAACCATGCGACATACTTGGGGCCACAGGCCCACGACCGATGGACACTCGGCACAGCCGAGCGTCAGCCGAGTGCGATCAGCGGGCGCAGCACACTACGCGAGCAGGCAATGTCATTAAGTTAAGGGTTCTCACAGGGCCGGTTTGGAGTTGGTGAGATAGACGGGCTTGTCGCGTGTGCGGTACTTGTCGCGATCGCGTGGGAAAGTGCGGCCTGGGCGGATGGGCACGGTGGTGGAGAGGAACAGCTCGGACAGGTCGCGCATGGTCTGCTCATCGTCCTCTTGGGCCATGATGCGCATCACCTCCTGCTTCATGTAGCCGAAGGACACGTTGTTGTTGATCTTGTAGGAGAGCTTGCGCGCGGGGTGCTCGGCGGGCAACTGGTCCTGCGCCTCGTCGAGGAGCAGGGCGTGCAGGTTGCACATGAAAAGCGCTGCATGGAAATCCTGCTGGATGACCACATCGGTGTGTCCGGTGAAGTGCTCCACACGGGCGATGTTCTTGATGGTGTTGTAGAAGCGCTCCACGCCCCAGCGCTTGGCGTACAACTCTTTGAAGACGGCCGTCGCATAGCGCTGTTCATCGGTCAAGGATGTGAGCAGCACTTCCAGTTCGCCATTGTCCAGCAACACCTTCACCATGCGTACGTTGATGCGATCATTGCTCTGCGGACCACGACCGTGCTGGGTGTTCTTGCCAGCGCCCATGGGCACGGTGTGCGAGTGCAGGCCACCGGCCACGAAGTCGATCACCTGCTGGTTGAACTTGTGGGTGCAACGGATCAGGAAATGCGCTCCGCGCTCCAGCACCGCCGACATGAGCGCATAGCTGGGATAGCCGCGGTCGTAGATCATCAGGTCGCCCTCTTGGCACATGTGCAAGTGCTGCAAGGCCAGTTCACGTTCGCCCACCGCCCAGGGCGATAGCGTGCCATGGAGCACCATGTTGTTGAGCACATCGTAGAGCACCGAGCAACGCGCCTGCACCGTGCGGTTGCCGTGCTGGTTGCTCGCGCCGCCGTAGTGCTCGCCCAGTTCCTTGGTATGCGGCAGGTTGATGATGGACCCGTCGGTGGCCAGGAGCCGAAAGCCTTGCCAGCGCTTCACACGCTCGTCGTTGTCGGTGTAGAACTCTTGGTTCATCACTCGCATGAGTTCCTTGAACACCCCGGGCTCCACCTTCCTTCTGCTCTGGTTGAAGGCACTGCCCGATACGTTGCGCACCCCGTCGGCGAAGGCGCGCACGAAGCCCGTGAGTTCCAGCTGCAGGCTGCGCCGCGAGAGGCTCAGCATGAAGAGCACCACCTTCTTGAAGGGCATCTTGCGTTGGCGTGTGAAGTCTTTGGGCGAGCGCCTGAAGGTCTCCCTCAATGCGTCGCTGGCCAAACATCTTCTCACTGTTACGAGGATCCCACGGTTGGTCTTGCGCTTCGCTCTTGGTGCCATGGGCCAAAGAGCCTCCCCGCCGATCACCGTTGATCCCTCGACACCGCGACTTTTCAACCGCGTTGATCACAGCACAAGGCACTCCTTAACTTAATGACATTGCGCGAGCAGGTGCGGGGGATTTCGATGACGCCTTGCTGTGCGTGGCTGCTGGATTCGCAGTGAAGAAGGAAGATGTGGTCTCACCAACGGTGATTGTCTTCCCCAACCCGAACCGAACGGGTCAATTGAACTTCAGGCTTAGCGTACTGGATACAGAACAACAACTGAAAGGTCAGGTGTTGCTGTATGATGTGCAAGGCCAACTGGTTGAGAGCAAGCTATTGCACAACACCAGAGAACTGTTGGAGGTGGGGCACTTGGCACAGGGCCTCTACCATTGGGAGGTAATCGTTGATGACCATGTGCTGGGAAGGGGCAAGGTCATTCAATATTGAAAGACAATGGTCAAGCTCTGGGGAGGCGCCGTATTTGGATTGTGCTCAACACTTGCCCTTGGTCAAGGGCGTGACAATCTGTGGATGGGGGGCTCGGAAGGGTTTGCTCCTATACCCTTCGGTGGTTCCTCGATCAATTTTGTCACAGGTACCGCAGACATCTACTATAACAACCGGCCCATAGACCTTTATTACACTGCCGCCAACATTAGCGATGCCGCAGGCAATCTGTTGTTCTTTTCCAACGGTGTTGTGGTAGGAAAGGCAGATGGCGATACGATGCAGAACGGCACAGGTCTGAACCAAGTGACTACACGGACAATTGGTACCCCACAGGCCTTTCCCTATGCCAGGGCAATATGATCTTGCCGGATCCTGGAAACGATGACCGGTATTATCTCTTCCATTGCACGGCGGACTACATACCGCAGTTCAGTGCGCGGTATCTGTACCTGACAGCCGTGGACATGAGCTTGGATGGCGGTAACGGAGCAGTTGATACGAAGAACCAAGTGCTATACGATGGCGAAATGCAGGCGGGACGGATCAATGCTGTACGCCACGGAAACGGGCGTGACTGGTGGGTCTATTGCCATGAGTCCAACAGTGATGTGTACATGCGCTGGTTGGTGACTCCACAAGGCGTTGCAGGGCCTATCACGCAAGCAGTAGGGACATGGAGACCGGTCGATGCCGGTCAGGTAATCTTCTCACAAGACGGGCAAAGGTTCGCCTACTATTCCGGTGACACGGGTGTGGACCTATACGACGTGGATCGTTGCAACGGCGAGTTGGTCTATGTCGGACATGCCGACGTACCGAATGCCCAATACGGGGTGGGTGTCTCATTCTCCCCCAATGGTCGATTCGTTTACCTGAGCGCCCAGAACTTTCTGTACCAGATGGACGCCGATGCGAGCGACTTACAAGCGTCCTTGTTGGAAATCGCGGAGTGGGATTCGACCTATTCACCGAACCCGCCTTTTGCGACAAAGTTCGGTGCCTCCAAACTCGCACCTGATGGCAAGATCTACATCAGCACGATGAACAGCACCGACAAGCTTCACGTGATCAACTACCCGGACAGCCTTGGTGCCGCGTGCGACATTCAGCAGCATGCCATTACGCTCCCCACCTACTGGTTCAACTCCCTCCCCAACCACCCCAACTACCACTTGGGGGCCTTGGATGGCAGCGTGTGCGACAGCTTGGATGTGGGCTTAGCGGAGTTGCCGGAGAACTTGAACCTGAGCTTGTACCCCAACCCGAACGCAGGTGCCTTTGCCATCACCTACGCACCACAACCCACCAGCGGTGTGCTGGAGGTGGTAGCACTGGATGGCCGCGTGGTGCACCGCGAGAGCGTGGCGCCTTGGAGCCAACTGAAGCGCGTGGAGCTGCCGCGACTTGCACCGGGCCTATACCAATGCACGATGCGGTTCGGTGCCCAAGAGGGCGTTAGGAGGTTCGTGGTGGAGTAGGCTATCGCAAGCCTATGTTTGATGGAAGCACATTGCAACCATGGAACATACATGGGGCCACAGGCCCACTACCGATGGACACTCGGCGCAGCCGAGCGTCAGCCGAGTGCGATCAGCGGGCGTTGTGCACTGCGCGAGCAGGTGCGGAGAAAAACTGGGACAGGGCAAAGTGACCATCTTCTAGAGCGTTCTCTGATGAAGCCTTTCCCTGATCCGATCAGTTCCGCGTGGGAACGGTGCGCTTGTATTGTTTTTGGCTTGGTTGTCTGTAGTGTCGCGCAACCGCAAGGTCTCAACAACCTATGGCAAGGCGGGTTTGAGCATATCAGCGGCCCTCCTTGGGGAGGCTCGGACATTGAGTTCTACAGCGGCGCAGCCGTGATCACTTCGGAACTCGACAGAGTCATCGACTTGAAGCACACGTCTGCGAACATTACCAACGCCAATGGTGATTTGCTGTTCTTCACGAACGGTGTCGTGGTTGGTCAAGCCGATGGTGATACCATGCTTAACGGTTCAGGCCTCAATCCCAGCGACTACACCGACAACTGGTACCCTGGTGGGCTGCTTCTACCACAAGCGGCAATCATCATCCCAGGCCCTGGAGATGCGGAGAAGTACTACTTGTTCCACTGTACCTACGACGACATACCGTCTTTCACGGCCTTCAACCTCTACGTTACAACTGTGGACATGAGCCTGAATTCGGGGGCTGGGGAGGTCGTGGAAAAGAACGAGGTCATCCTCTCAGGCGAGATACAGGCGGGAAGACTAGACGCTGTGCGGCACGGCAATGGAAGGGACTGGTGGGTATATGCCCATGAGGTGGATTCCGACCGCTTCTGGCGTTTCTTGGTGTCGCCGAGCGGCATTGATGGGCCGTACGAACAGACCATTGGGGTTGCCCGACCAGCAGATGGCGGGCGGACGGTCTTCTCTCCGGATGGGAGCAAGTTTGCCTATTACTGGGGTGGGTCTGACTTGGACATCTTCGCCGTAGATCGTTGTTCCGGTAATATGAGTGACCACGTGCATGTCGCCATCGATGATTTCGACGGTAGCGGTGGTGTTGCCTTCTCACCAAGTGGACGATTCCTGTATGTCTCGTCCGTGTACGATGTCTACCAAGTTGATATGGACGCTCCTGACGTGGGGGGTTCTATCACTCACATTGCAACATGGGACTCCACGTATTCACCATCTCCTCCGTTCGCTACACTCTTCGAAGAAGCCCGCCTAGCCAGGGATGGCAAGATCTACATCAGTACTGGCAACAGCACTTTCAAACTGCATGTGATCAACTACCCGGACAGTCTCGGCGCAGCGTGCGACATTCAGCAGCATGCCATTACGCTCCCCACCTACTGGTTCAACTCCCTCCCCAACCACCCCAACTACCACTTGGGGGCCTTGGATGGCAGCGTATGCGACAGCTTGGATGTGGGCTTGGTGGAGCAGCCGGAGAACTTGAACCTGAGCTTGTACCCCAACCCCAACGCGGGCGCCTTTGCCATCACCTACGCACCGCAACCCACCAGCGGCACGCTCGAGGTGCATGCACTGGATGGCCGTGTGGTGCACCGCGAGAGCGTGGCGCCTTGGAGCCAACTGAAGCGCGTGGAGCTGCGGGACTTGTCGCCGGGCCTGTACCAATGCACGGTGCGGTTCGGTGCCCAAGAGGGCGTTAGGAGGTTCGTGGTGGAGTAGGCTACGGCAAGCCTATGTTTGATGGAAGCACTATGCAACCATGCGACATACTTGGGGCCACAGGCCCGCGACCGATGGACACTCGGCACAGCCGAGCGTCAGCCGAGGAGCGCTTACCACTGGATGATCACAACAGTAAGCGGCGTGCTTTGACAAGGCACCGTAACAGTTTACTGAGCCCCACCGTGGATGAACCGATGAAGACGAGAAGAGCCCGAGTGCGTGTGTTGCTGAGCGCCGTTGTCGCGCTTGGCGGGGGTGCGGCCTTCGGTCAAGGTCTGGACAACCTTTGGCTAGGTGGCTATGACAACTGGTTTGGTGCAGCGCCATGGGGTGGGTCGAGCATCAACTTTACAACGGGAACACCAGTGATCTACCAAGATCCG
Protein-coding sequences here:
- a CDS encoding T9SS type A sorting domain-containing protein; the protein is MACGQGSDNLWLGGYDNWFGAAPYGGSNIEFGSGAPVISMGSRSIDLFPTAANITDSNGALLFFTNGVVVGRADGDTMLNGSGLNPSDYTNNWYPSGLSLYQGNMIVPDPGNDHRYYLFHCTADYIPQFSARFLYLTVVDMSLDGGNGSVVTKNQVLYDGEMQAGRINAVRHGNGRDWWVYCHESNSDVYVRWLVTPQGVTGPFTQAVGTWRPVDAGQVIFSQDGELFAYYSGDTGIDLYDVNRCDGTLAYIGHANVPNAQYGLGVAFAPGGRFVYLSAQFYLYQMDCAAQDLEGSLLEIAEWDSTYSPAPPLATLFGASKLAPDGKVYISTLNGTDKLHVINYPDSLGAACDIQQHAITLPTYWFNSLPNHPNYHLGALEGSVCDSLDVGMVEQPENLNLSLYPNPNAGAFAITFAPQPISGVLEVVALDGRVVHRESVAPWSQLKRVELPRLAPGMYQCTVRFGAQEGVRRFVVE
- a CDS encoding IS4 family transposase; this encodes MAPRAKRKTNRGILVTVRRCLASDALRETFRRSPKDFTRQRKMPFKKVVLFMLSLSRRSLQLELTGFVRAFADGVRNVSGSAFNQSRRKVEPGVFKELMRVMNQEFYTDNDERVKRWQGFRLLATDGSIINLPHTKELGEHYGGASNQHGNRTVQARCSVLYDVLNNMVLHGTLSPWAVGERELALQHLHMCQEGDLMIYDRGYPSYALMSAVLERGAHFLIRCTHKFNQQVIDFVAGGLHSHTVPMGAGKNTQHGRGPQSNDRINVRMVKVLLDNGELEVLLTSLTDEQRYATAVFKELYAKRWGVERFYNTIKNIARVEHFTGHTDVVIQQDFHAALFMCNLHALLLDEAQDQLPAEHPARKLSYKINNNVSFGYMKQEVMRIMAQEDDEQTMRDLSELFLSTTVPIRPGRTFPRDRDKYRTRDKPVYLTNSKPAL
- a CDS encoding T9SS type A sorting domain-containing protein: MKKEDVVSPTVIVFPNPNRTGQLNFRLSVLDTEQQLKGQVLLYDVQGQLVESKLLHNTRELLEVGHLAQGLYHWEVIVDDHVLGRGKVIQY
- a CDS encoding T9SS type A sorting domain-containing protein, whose translation is MILPDPGNDDRYYLFHCTADYIPQFSARYLYLTAVDMSLDGGNGAVDTKNQVLYDGEMQAGRINAVRHGNGRDWWVYCHESNSDVYMRWLVTPQGVAGPITQAVGTWRPVDAGQVIFSQDGQRFAYYSGDTGVDLYDVDRCNGELVYVGHADVPNAQYGVGVSFSPNGRFVYLSAQNFLYQMDADASDLQASLLEIAEWDSTYSPNPPFATKFGASKLAPDGKIYISTMNSTDKLHVINYPDSLGAACDIQQHAITLPTYWFNSLPNHPNYHLGALDGSVCDSLDVGLAELPENLNLSLYPNPNAGAFAITYAPQPTSGVLEVVALDGRVVHRESVAPWSQLKRVELPRLAPGLYQCTMRFGAQEGVRRFVVE
- a CDS encoding T9SS type A sorting domain-containing protein, which gives rise to MKPFPDPISSAWERCACIVFGLVVCSVAQPQGLNNLWQGGFEHISGPPWGGSDIEFYSGAAVITSELDRVIDLKHTSANITNANGDLLFFTNGVVVGQADGDTMLNGSGLNPSDYTDNWYPGGLLLPQAAIIIPGPGDAEKYYLFHCTYDDIPSFTAFNLYVTTVDMSLNSGAGEVVEKNEVILSGEIQAGRLDAVRHGNGRDWWVYAHEVDSDRFWRFLVSPSGIDGPYEQTIGVARPADGGRTVFSPDGSKFAYYWGGSDLDIFAVDRCSGNMSDHVHVAIDDFDGSGGVAFSPSGRFLYVSSVYDVYQVDMDAPDVGGSITHIATWDSTYSPSPPFATLFEEARLARDGKIYISTGNSTFKLHVINYPDSLGAACDIQQHAITLPTYWFNSLPNHPNYHLGALDGSVCDSLDVGLVEQPENLNLSLYPNPNAGAFAITYAPQPTSGTLEVHALDGRVVHRESVAPWSQLKRVELRDLSPGLYQCTVRFGAQEGVRRFVVE